In Nitrobacteraceae bacterium AZCC 1564, the following proteins share a genomic window:
- a CDS encoding repressor LexA (product_source=KO:K01356; cath_funfam=1.10.10.10,2.10.109.10; cog=COG1974; ko=KO:K01356; pfam=PF00717,PF01726; superfamily=46785,51306; tigrfam=TIGR00498), with the protein MLTRKQYELLRFINERLKEAGVPPSFDEMKDALDLRSKSGIHRLITALEERGFIRRLANRARAIEVIKLPELGANGGNTRRGFTPSVIEGNLGKIRTSTPSTSEDESSFPVAVPVMGRIAAGTPIEALQTRSHTISVPPDMLGTGEHYALEVRGDSMVEAGILDGDTVLIQRNESADTGDIVVALIDEEEATLKRFRRRGASIALEPANAAYEVRILPPNRVRIQGKLIGLYRKY; encoded by the coding sequence ATGCTGACGCGCAAACAGTATGAGCTTTTGCGGTTCATCAATGAGCGGCTGAAAGAGGCCGGGGTTCCTCCCTCCTTCGACGAAATGAAGGATGCGCTGGATCTGCGTTCCAAGTCCGGCATTCACCGTCTGATTACCGCGCTGGAGGAACGAGGCTTCATCCGGCGCCTCGCTAATCGCGCCCGCGCCATCGAGGTCATCAAGCTCCCTGAACTTGGCGCCAACGGCGGCAACACGCGACGCGGCTTCACACCCAGCGTCATCGAAGGCAATCTTGGCAAGATCCGCACCAGCACGCCATCGACCAGCGAGGACGAGTCGAGCTTTCCGGTGGCTGTGCCTGTCATGGGCCGAATCGCCGCCGGTACGCCCATTGAGGCGCTGCAGACCCGCAGCCACACCATCAGCGTCCCACCCGATATGCTCGGCACCGGCGAACACTACGCGTTGGAGGTCCGCGGCGACTCTATGGTGGAAGCAGGTATTCTCGACGGCGACACCGTGCTCATTCAGCGCAACGAAAGCGCGGATACCGGTGACATTGTTGTGGCGCTCATCGATGAGGAAGAAGCCACACTCAAGCGGTTTCGGCGCCGTGGCGCTTCGATCGCGCTGGAGCCAGCCAATGCGGCTTACGAGGTCCGCATTCTCCCGCCGAACCGCGTGCGCATCCAGGGCAAGCTGATCGGGCTTTACCGGAAGTACTAA
- a CDS encoding glutaminyl-tRNA synthetase (product_source=KO:K01886; cath_funfam=2.40.240.10,3.40.50.620; cog=COG0008; ko=KO:K01886; pfam=PF00749,PF03950; superfamily=50715,52374; tigrfam=TIGR00440) encodes MTDETVLDEGRDFIRDIVAADLASGKYTGVVTRFPPEPNGYLHLGHAKSIFLNFGLAEEFGGRCHLRFDDTNPAKEEQEYIDAIERDVRWLGFEWGTHLYHASDYFEQLYAWAQDLIRNGKAYVDDQSQAEIRLTRGTLTEPGQNSPFRDRSVDENLDLFARMRAGEFPNGSRVLRAKIDMTSGNINMRDPVLYRILHASHPRTGRAWNIYPSYDFAHGQSDAIENITHSICTLEFADHRPLYDWFLDNLPVPSHPRQYEFARLNVTHTLLSKRVLTQLVRDGHVSGWDDPRMPTLAGLRRRGVPAEALREFVKRIGVAKANSTVDIGMFDFAIRETLNRTAQRRMAVLKPLKVVIENYPEGQSELLEAVNHPDDPSLGVRQIPFGRELYIEQDDFMEDPPKKFFRLAPGREVRLRYGYFITCKEVIKDANGAVVELRCTYDPATRGGNAPDGRKVKATIHWVSAAEAMPAEVRLYSLLFAASQPDASNFAEQINPESLEVLTGCMVEPALAADNDPAAMQFERQGYFCRDRDSTASKLVFNRTVGLRDTWAKVASEG; translated from the coding sequence ATGACTGACGAAACGGTGCTGGACGAGGGCCGCGATTTCATCCGCGACATTGTCGCTGCGGATCTTGCTTCCGGAAAATATACTGGTGTGGTGACGCGCTTTCCGCCAGAGCCGAACGGCTATCTGCATCTCGGCCACGCTAAATCGATCTTCCTGAACTTCGGCCTCGCCGAGGAGTTCGGCGGACGCTGCCATTTGCGGTTCGACGACACCAATCCGGCCAAGGAAGAGCAGGAATATATCGACGCGATCGAACGCGACGTGCGGTGGCTGGGGTTCGAATGGGGAACGCACCTGTATCACGCGTCCGACTATTTTGAGCAGCTCTACGCCTGGGCGCAGGATCTGATCCGCAACGGCAAGGCCTATGTGGACGACCAGTCTCAGGCTGAAATCCGGTTGACCCGCGGTACGCTGACCGAACCCGGCCAGAACAGTCCATTCCGCGATCGCTCAGTGGACGAAAATCTCGATCTGTTTGCGCGGATGCGCGCCGGTGAGTTTCCGAACGGTTCACGCGTGCTGCGCGCCAAGATCGATATGACGTCGGGCAATATCAACATGCGCGACCCCGTGCTCTATCGCATTCTGCACGCGAGTCATCCGCGGACGGGCCGGGCCTGGAATATCTATCCGAGCTACGATTTCGCCCACGGTCAGTCGGACGCCATCGAGAACATTACGCACTCGATCTGTACGCTGGAATTCGCGGATCACCGGCCGCTTTACGATTGGTTCCTGGATAATCTCCCGGTCCCATCACATCCGCGGCAATACGAGTTCGCGCGGCTCAATGTCACGCATACGTTGCTGTCGAAGCGCGTGTTGACCCAGTTGGTTCGCGATGGACATGTCTCCGGCTGGGATGATCCCCGCATGCCGACGCTGGCAGGCCTGCGGCGACGCGGCGTTCCCGCCGAGGCTTTGCGCGAATTCGTCAAGCGTATTGGTGTGGCCAAGGCCAACAGCACCGTCGATATCGGGATGTTCGATTTCGCCATCCGCGAGACGCTTAACAGGACAGCGCAGCGCCGCATGGCGGTGCTCAAGCCGCTGAAGGTCGTGATCGAGAATTATCCCGAAGGTCAGTCGGAATTGCTCGAGGCCGTCAATCATCCGGACGATCCCTCGCTGGGCGTGCGTCAGATTCCGTTCGGACGCGAACTCTACATCGAGCAAGATGACTTCATGGAAGATCCGCCGAAGAAGTTCTTCCGTCTTGCTCCGGGACGCGAAGTGCGGCTGCGCTACGGCTACTTCATCACCTGCAAAGAGGTGATCAAGGACGCGAATGGCGCTGTAGTCGAGCTGCGTTGTACGTATGATCCAGCTACGCGGGGCGGGAACGCACCTGATGGGCGTAAAGTGAAGGCAACGATTCACTGGGTCAGTGCGGCGGAGGCCATGCCCGCGGAAGTGCGGCTCTACAGCCTCTTGTTTGCAGCTTCGCAGCCGGACGCCTCGAACTTCGCGGAGCAGATCAATCCGGAGTCACTCGAAGTCCTGACCGGATGCATGGTCGAGCCGGCGCTCGCAGCGGACAATGACCCCGCCGCGATGCAGTTCGAACGGCAGGGCTATTTCTGTCGCGATCGCGACTCCACGGCCAGCAAGCTCGTGTTCAATCGCACGGTGGGCTTGCGCGATACCTGGGCGAAGGTCGCCTCCGAAGGCTAG
- a CDS encoding competence protein ComEC (product_source=KO:K02238; cog=COG0658; ko=KO:K02238; pfam=PF03772,PF13567; tigrfam=TIGR00360; transmembrane_helix_parts=Inside_1_20,TMhelix_21_43,Outside_44_57,TMhelix_58_75,Inside_76_79,TMhelix_80_99,Outside_100_103,TMhelix_104_123,Inside_124_301,TMhelix_302_324,Outside_325_338,TMhelix_339_361,Inside_362_380,TMhelix_381_403,Outside_404_406,TMhelix_407_429,Inside_430_447,TMhelix_448_470,Outside_471_479,TMhelix_480_502,Inside_503_508,TMhelix_509_531,Outside_532_540,TMhelix_541_560,Inside_561_566,TMhelix_567_589,Outside_590_761), translated as MASRLDQDERRAQGRVTTWPAHNPALPAAAAPFGVSFWTNFALVLRTWLRAEAGPGRLLPWVPVAFGAGIAAYFAAEREPVASVTAVVALALCVAAYVARKHRAFPVIVLVAAVAAGFATATLRTARVAHEVLAAPVFSVAIKGFVETREERERTDRFILRVEEMDAPRNHTKLERVRLSVKKGTAPAVGSFVELKARLLPPLSPLRPGAYDFGRDMYFQGIGASGFVMGAIKTIEPPRAAGMYLRYTTAMQDMRDAIDSRIRTVLSGDSRAIATALLTGRRDAISGPVNDAMFISGLGHVLSISGYHMAVVAGVVFFVVRALLALFPPLTVTFPIKKWSAAAALVAAAFYLLLSGAEVATRRSFFMTAVVLIAVMVDRRAVTFRTLAVAAMIVLAVTPEALVHPSFQMSFAATLGLVALVQVGMPNLFAAPDNSRVARAALWGAREVVVLALASLIAGLATMPYAAFHFHRITPYGVLANLAAMPIVSALVMPAGLFGLLAMPFGFDGVFWRAMDFGIGWMITVSQWVAALPGAIGRMAAFGTGPLLAMSAGIIGMGLLRSPLRWAGAGLVAIATVWTVTATQPDILVSSDGHTVGVRGKDGQLRLMQTRKDAFIVREWLTADADARAVGEASTSEGVSCDEAGCVVQAGDGTFVALSLSSEAFADDCIRAAVIVTTRQAPSDCKALVLDRNTLQRQGTLALYRTQSGYSMTAAKPRGTDRPWSPAVPEVEPEAQTSRSTAARPVPVDATPAETDLRPDD; from the coding sequence GTGGCGTCCAGGTTGGATCAGGATGAGCGGCGCGCGCAGGGCCGGGTAACCACCTGGCCTGCGCACAATCCGGCGTTGCCCGCCGCGGCCGCTCCTTTCGGTGTCAGTTTCTGGACCAATTTCGCATTGGTTCTGCGCACGTGGCTTCGTGCGGAGGCTGGCCCGGGCCGGTTGTTGCCCTGGGTGCCGGTCGCATTTGGCGCCGGCATCGCGGCCTACTTCGCCGCCGAGCGGGAGCCGGTGGCATCGGTTACCGCTGTTGTCGCGTTAGCGCTCTGTGTGGCTGCGTATGTCGCGCGCAAGCATCGAGCTTTTCCGGTGATAGTGCTCGTCGCAGCGGTCGCCGCCGGCTTTGCTACGGCCACGCTCAGGACAGCGCGCGTCGCGCATGAGGTGCTTGCGGCTCCCGTTTTCTCTGTTGCCATCAAGGGATTTGTCGAAACTCGTGAGGAGCGCGAACGCACGGATCGTTTCATTCTGCGCGTGGAGGAGATGGACGCACCACGCAACCACACCAAACTCGAACGTGTTCGGCTGTCCGTCAAGAAGGGTACGGCACCTGCCGTCGGCAGCTTCGTTGAGCTGAAGGCGCGGCTGTTACCACCACTATCGCCGTTGCGGCCGGGTGCTTACGATTTTGGGCGCGATATGTATTTCCAAGGCATCGGCGCGTCGGGTTTCGTGATGGGAGCGATCAAGACCATCGAGCCACCGCGCGCGGCCGGGATGTACCTTCGATACACAACCGCGATGCAGGACATGCGCGACGCGATCGATAGCCGAATACGCACCGTGCTGAGCGGAGACTCGCGCGCTATTGCAACAGCACTTCTCACCGGACGGCGTGATGCCATTTCGGGGCCGGTGAATGACGCGATGTTCATTTCCGGTCTTGGCCATGTGCTGTCGATTTCCGGCTATCACATGGCAGTCGTTGCCGGAGTCGTGTTCTTCGTCGTGCGTGCGCTGCTCGCACTGTTTCCGCCTCTGACTGTCACATTTCCGATTAAGAAATGGTCCGCGGCTGCGGCACTCGTTGCGGCGGCCTTTTATCTGCTCTTGTCGGGAGCGGAAGTCGCGACACGACGATCCTTCTTCATGACGGCGGTGGTGCTGATCGCAGTCATGGTCGATCGCCGGGCGGTGACATTCCGGACGCTCGCGGTCGCTGCGATGATTGTACTTGCCGTGACGCCCGAGGCGCTCGTTCATCCGAGCTTTCAGATGTCTTTCGCGGCCACGCTCGGGCTTGTCGCTCTTGTTCAGGTCGGCATGCCGAATCTGTTTGCTGCGCCGGACAATTCGCGAGTCGCACGCGCTGCTCTGTGGGGCGCGCGCGAGGTGGTGGTGCTGGCTTTAGCATCACTCATCGCGGGGCTTGCGACGATGCCTTACGCGGCATTCCACTTCCATCGCATCACGCCTTATGGCGTGCTAGCAAATCTCGCGGCTATGCCGATCGTGTCGGCGCTCGTCATGCCCGCTGGATTGTTCGGATTGCTCGCCATGCCATTTGGATTTGATGGCGTGTTCTGGCGAGCGATGGATTTCGGCATCGGCTGGATGATTACAGTGTCGCAGTGGGTTGCGGCACTTCCCGGCGCCATCGGCCGCATGGCGGCATTCGGAACCGGACCGTTGCTCGCCATGAGTGCCGGCATCATCGGCATGGGATTGCTACGCTCGCCGTTGCGCTGGGCCGGAGCAGGGCTTGTGGCGATCGCGACAGTCTGGACGGTTACGGCAACTCAGCCGGACATCCTTGTTTCGAGTGACGGCCATACCGTAGGCGTCCGCGGCAAAGACGGGCAGCTCCGCTTGATGCAAACGCGCAAGGACGCCTTCATCGTGCGTGAATGGCTGACGGCGGATGCTGATGCGCGAGCCGTAGGCGAGGCTTCAACATCGGAGGGCGTATCGTGTGACGAAGCGGGTTGCGTTGTTCAGGCCGGCGACGGAACTTTTGTCGCGCTGAGCCTGTCGTCGGAAGCCTTTGCGGATGACTGCATACGCGCGGCTGTCATCGTGACGACACGGCAGGCGCCATCCGATTGCAAGGCTCTGGTGCTCGATCGGAACACCCTGCAAAGACAAGGAACGCTTGCACTCTACAGAACGCAAAGCGGTTACAGCATGACTGCTGCCAAACCGCGGGGCACAGATCGCCCCTGGTCGCCTGCTGTGCCCGAGGTTGAGCCGGAAGCTCAAACATCGAGGTCAACCGCAGCCCGGCCTGTGCCCGTAGACGCTACTCCGGCAGAGACCGATCTGCGGCCAGACGACTGA
- a CDS encoding aspartate dehydrogenase (product_source=KO:K06989; cath_funfam=3.30.360.10,3.40.50.720; cog=COG1712; ko=KO:K06989; pfam=PF01958,PF03447; superfamily=51735,55347), producing MPVAPDYKLPVQDAKGIELSVSRKLPLRVGLAGLGAVGLEVARRLQAGIPGLALATVSVRDPAKARHSLKLESNVPISTLEELAEHCDVVVEGLPPDLFRTVAAATIARARLFMPLSVGQLLENWDLVERARESGARILVPTGALIGLDAVRAAAEGEIRSVTMVTRKPPAGLDGAPYLVERGISVRNLSAPLKVFEGSARDGARGFPANVNVAAALSLAGIGPDRTRLEIWADPSLKRNTHRIDVDSDSAQFSMTIENIPSENPRTGRIVALSTIAALRGLVSELKVGT from the coding sequence GTTACCCCTGCGGGTCGGTCTTGCCGGTCTCGGCGCGGTCGGCCTCGAAGTTGCACGCCGTCTCCAAGCTGGTATCCCGGGGCTCGCCCTCGCCACCGTATCCGTGCGCGATCCCGCAAAGGCACGTCACAGTCTGAAGCTAGAATCCAACGTGCCCATCTCGACGCTGGAGGAACTCGCGGAGCATTGCGATGTGGTTGTAGAGGGCCTGCCGCCTGATCTGTTTCGGACGGTTGCAGCCGCGACCATCGCGCGGGCGCGTCTGTTCATGCCGCTCAGCGTTGGGCAGCTGTTGGAAAATTGGGATCTCGTTGAGCGGGCACGCGAGAGCGGCGCGCGCATCCTGGTACCGACCGGCGCATTGATCGGTCTCGATGCCGTGCGCGCGGCAGCCGAGGGCGAGATCCGTTCGGTGACAATGGTCACCCGCAAGCCTCCTGCCGGCCTCGACGGCGCGCCCTATCTCGTCGAGCGGGGCATTTCGGTGCGAAATCTGAGTGCGCCATTGAAAGTGTTCGAAGGCTCCGCGCGTGATGGCGCGCGCGGATTTCCCGCCAACGTCAACGTGGCGGCGGCGCTCAGCCTCGCCGGCATCGGACCGGACCGCACGCGTCTGGAGATCTGGGCCGACCCGTCGCTCAAGCGCAACACGCATCGGATTGACGTCGACTCTGACAGCGCGCAATTCAGCATGACGATCGAGAACATTCCTTCGGAAAATCCGCGCACGGGGCGGATCGTCGCGCTGAGCACAATCGCTGCGCTGCGCGGGTTGGTCTCGGAACTGAAGGTGGGGACCTGA